Part of the Hevea brasiliensis isolate MT/VB/25A 57/8 chromosome 16, ASM3005281v1, whole genome shotgun sequence genome is shown below.
tcttttctttgtttgtattgagtcgattgtattaaataattgtaatataattgtcgtgagccgacaaccttcttcctccgcccaccaccACAAAGGATTGTCGCCAAGTctggagtaaaatattaattttaattgtaatttcgatattattatatgttcaaagatacccatgcatcatttatatgcatataattatgtagttaaactctaggcacgatttatgttgcattgataatcataaagtgtcatgaatgttgttgcgtaatttggagcagcagcgcgGCGTTGGCGCGCGgtaatgtggtgtggactatggataggacgtagtcacgcttgagttcttcacgacccgatccttcgaggggtagtcgcGCTTGAGTTCTTTGtcgacctcgatttggttattaagtggaagtccgaaatgagttcttcacgcaccaaagttggatttaagagagtcagataggatcactcccatatattatgattgatgctacagggtgcgtgagtgctccaaattacctttttgatgttatgatgtgaaaatgttgttgatgttgcatttcattccacaggttgcattagttttagatagttatagagattatagttaaaattgatattttactcgaaGTCGAACGCCACTCctgctcaaaaatttttacagccacagaggatattttttgaggttaacctcgCTTTCTCCTCGCAGTCAATTATTACcgcttgtataaacttgttaaatcttagaatttccgcatgtgttagaaatgtttatttgatttgggtcagaactaaattattattttgggaccagaACTTAATatactatgcatgtttgatggattggatgaggagccgagctcccatttattattatgttgatgagtatatggagggtgagccgagctcccaattgactatatattgtgtttacagtcgggtgagtcgaaactcccgctggtaagtccattttatggtctgacttccgcttgttttcttgaaattgggcccaaatgggccttagagttgggttaatgaacagctaGGCTTACTACGGCCtggggctttaggtcgcctgtgtcctagtgcccgtcctaccataggttgggtcgtgacaaatgtggcatCGAGCTAGGCtccattcatagggaaaaattatctaagtgttgggaagagtctactagagtCACATGCGAGTATAGGATTCTGCTTCgccttttctgtaattctttatttctagattctacgttatacctctgaaatataagattacctcgcttagtgtcttgattttcgtggagtacagtaaatgtgaaatagagttagtagacatgtgaggtctatcatgaggatacgtactccaagaaatgttatatttttgtcaagatgggtttaaatggtgtgcccatttcgtaaggcacgagtacataaaagtgattcTTAAAAGTACAGTTTCCCTAGATAATGATGAGGATACCACTCATCGCAACATCGTAGATGACCTAGTcgtaataagtttgtgataatagaagattcagagagataagaaattaggagacctagtctgctaggacgatcgtagtaactatacaatgttctcgatgtccgctcGTAAGTCGCAGATTACagatcgacatgagattattgtgtagagtcgtGCATCCCCgtagtgctccataatgagggtgtttgagatggcttcgctTTGGTACAGCTTATGCCAGAgcagagttctatatttgcagaggagttgggaactcctgctaagagtctagagttagaatattgaaaggtcacagcttgggtgataactagagtcaagaCTCGCCATCCCAAAGataagctagagttacatcaagagttgccatcgcaCTGCAGGTtttgactagttgcaaagtaaaggtgacacttatagagtgagaatagtataccttgtgtgtatcaagatggaataaagtacaactctactacctagagaaggtcaaactatgaattgatgatttatagagctatgatataataaaagagtcattaacttgacatggttctgcaaggtggtagatgtagtacctttgttgcgaagttaggatatagtcctatctttcgtaatggatcaaggttattaatgataatgatgacttatggaatagtgtccgtATGGGacctgtagagtgtggtagagagtaatgCCTGTATCctcggagaggatacaagttccattataggaagcaTATATAatcgatcacgatggatgtaaatcctttgaattgatgacgtttgggtgcccaaatcttaagttttggaattgagtaaacatggaaaataataataataataataataataataataataataaaaataataataataataataataataataataataataaataaaattaatgcatAAACAGTTATCGAGGGATGAAGGGTAGTATGTAATCTAAAGTATAATAATAAAGATCATACAaaaaaagtatgactgtaatttgctgagttcctttctaattttaaattattcaaaacaatagtataatctaattataatagtgttaagagtaataaattagcgaagataaatcacgtaggccaatggataaagaaagtgcagaatgaaagtttgggcaattgattgcagatgctttaagcagaaaatcttctggcagtttggcgcacatttcagcagagaagagactgttgattcaggaagtacatgagttgatggatcaaggtttaatcctaaatCTTTCAGATGTGGtggtcttgttggctcatttttcaatgaggccagacttgcgagatagagttagagtttcccagcacagagaccaacaattgatgaagattatagaaagagtacagcaaggtgaaggtggtgagtttggatttgccaatgatggcgccttagtgcaaggttctaggatatgtgtgcccgatgtggacaacctcaggaatgaaatcatgcgagaggcacactacacactcaGACAAGAttcacctgtgttccaccaagatgtaccatgatgtgaaagatagctattggtggaatggcatgaagagagacatagcgcactttgtgtccaagtgcttgacttgtcgtaaggtgaagtttgaacactgtGAGACCGCCGTGAAgccgcaagagctccctatcccgtaatggaagtgggaaatgatcactatggattttgtggatcaaggttgcctcgcatcacgcgaggatatgattcaatatgggtaattgtagaccgcttgaccaaatcaccaCTTCTTACCAGAAGACTACATACTGTGGCACAAGATgcccgctctacattcgagaaatagtcgattgcatggagttcctgccaTAATATCCGATGAGGGCCCCAgctcacttctcgattttggagaaagttgcaggaggcacttggcacacagcttgaacttcaagacggctttccacctcgcatgcacggacagtccaaaggacaatccaaacatcgaagacatgcttcgcatgagtgtcttagattttggaggtcaatgggatgagcactagctttggtggagtttgcctacaacaacagcttATCAcccaaagatagggatggcaccctatgaggcactatatggaagaaagtgtaggtctcctctgtgttggactaaatgggagaagcgaaggtgcatgatgtagacctagtgcaagacacttcgaggtagttcctttaatcaggaacgattgaaaacttttcaagaggcgtaagagttatgtagACCCTGcacgagggatgtggagtttgcaaggCTACTATGTATTCtcaaggtttctccgatgaaaggagtcatgagatttggaaagaagggcaagttggcacctcggtatatctgacctttgaggttaccgatagagttggagcagcttGCTCACCGttagagctaccacccaacctctctcacgctcatcccgtgtttcacatctccatgctcagaaatacattcccgatccttctcatgtaccgcaatggatgtgatagagctaaaagagaacttgacatttgaggagcacagagccatagtggactaccaagtgagacagctgagatcaaaacagatccctatggttaaggttttgtggaggagtcagtcaatggaagagtgcacctgggagtcagaacgggacatgcatagcaagtacccttatctgttcaatgtctaatcatgtactttattcgcttgtgtaaaattcgaggactaattttctgtaaggggaagaatgtaacacctcgatttttatatattattattgggtttcgtaggtatcttcaattcgcggaaattcggctgaTGTCCTGATTCTGAATTTCCGCCCGCATGCACTCaccaccggaaaagtctccgaattgggccgaggttttggctagccccccattgtcagacatcccgagcgcgtttccgaagtcggaattggcaaatgtaaacccgaaccttgctttttcgtaattttctagtacttaaataggattaaaaatccataaaatattcatggtagcttagaaaattatgattctttttgcaatagcttagtaatattgctaaggaccgcggggcaaagtttcagaatttttaaagctgatttaggcagtttttgcaaaaatgatcaataataaggactaaattgaaattttacgacagatggatgactgatttgatgggcccagaggGGCTGTGtgttgtgattgagttgtggacatatggatgtgaatatagaagtgtgttttgagccattttgcagttgggtaggtcctaggtataggagactcacgattttcgacacgacttaggacgattggtctttttctttgtttgtattgagtcaattgtattaaataattgtaatataattgtcaggtgagccggaatagccttcttcctccgcccagccgccacagtgattgtcgccaagtctgtgagtaaaatattaattttaattgtaatttcgatattattatatgtttagctTGCACAtgaatcacttatatgcatataattatgtagttaaactctaggcacgatttatgttgcattgataatcataaagtgccatgaatgttgttgcgtaATTTGGAGCAAAgtggcgtgcgttggcgtgcgtgtgatgtggtgtggactatggataggacgtagtcacgcttgagttcttcattgacccgatccttcgaggggtagtcacggcttgagttcttcacgaccctcgatttggttattaagtggaagtccgaaatgagttcttcacgcaccagttggatttaagagagtcagatagggatcactccatatattatgattgatgctacagggtgcgtgagtgctccaaattacctttaatATGTTATGAAGTGAAAAAGTACTTGAAATTGCATAtaattccacaggttgcattagtaatacatagttatagagattatagttaaaattgatattttaatcTCTCAGTCGAACGCCACTctgctcaaaaatttttacagccacaggaggatatttttgaggttaactcgctttctccctcgcaggtcaattattactatttgtataaacttgttaaatcttagaatttccgcatgtgttagaaatatttatttgatttgggtctgtaaactaaattattattttgggacctgtaaacttaatatactatgcatgtttgatggattggatgagggagctgagctcccatttattattatgttgatgagtatgtggagggtgagctgagctccccaattgactatatattgtgtttacaggtcgggtgagtcgaaaactccccgttggtaagtccatgttatggccggactcatccgcttgttttcttgaaattgggcccaaatgggccttagagttgggttaatgaacagcagGCTTACtacgcctcggggctttaggtcgccCAGTCCTAGTGCCCGTCCTAccataggttggatcgtgacaaTGAGTTTTTAAAACGTAGTATAACACGTGTAAAAAGTCTCATAACACATCTCAAttcctataaaaataaaattaaaaaacctTAAGATTTTAGTAAATGAATTATTATGTCAGCGTGATTGAAAGTATATAGGGGACATTTTAGAAGTTTATGTGCcattaaatttgatttaaattcAAAGTATGAAATGATGTATTTAGTCTTCTTTTCATCATAGAATTATGAATGGGAACTTCACTCCATTATGATAGATACCATAATTGGCTTACAAGTATTAATTAATTCTCATTACTTGTTTCACTTCCCACTCTCATAATTTGAATTTGAGACCTCCTAGCGAAGAAACTAATGGGTGTTGTTGCAAGCTCTTACATCTCTTGGAAGCCCAACAAAGGTCAAGAATTAGCGTCGCAAAAGGCATAAATCATCCATGATGGACTAATGGGTCACTGTCTGCAAGATTTGCCTTGTGAGCCTTCAAGTAACAATTTGGCTAGCTTTGAATTACAAAGCTTGCTGTGTACTTCTCGTGTTTCTTCCGCTGAGACCACACTTCCAGGCCGCAGTCCATGCCTCTTCAATTCATTTTCCAGCTGAATGCCCTCATCCAATCTTTCCACTACTTTATCAAAGCAAAGATATCGCCCAAAAGCTCCATCATCCATAGCTTCATAAACGCGGACGTGTGCGTCTGCAACCTTATTCACATCTCCAGTTGCTAGTATGCCTCGTTGTAGCATGACCGAGCCCCCTGTATACCATCAACAGCTAATGATCATCAAGGTTTTTCTGGAATCAACAAAGGTATAGACTAAATAGAGTAGAAATAGATCCATCACTGTGATTATTACCTTTAAGATATGGTAGAGAAGTGTCTTTGTGAGCATAGGGGAACGAAGGAGCCATAAGAAGGCCAGGGCAGACTGTTACAAGCTTCACTTTCAATTCCTTTGACTTCCCCCAAGCAGCCTTCTCTGCGGTCGTCTTCCCCAAGGCAAGCCAAAGCTGTCCTCCATTTTCATTAGACATCAAGATTAGATGATTCATCTTTGAATTACATGGATTTTTCTGCTAATCTGAAGTGTCAAATGCCAAGAATTTAACTACCTTGTTTTCTCTGCAGAATTCCTCGTTGCTCCAACAACCCTCATCAATAGTTCTGTCTAGATTGTCATCACTCCAGATTGATGCAAGAAGAGAAGAAGTGAAGATACACCTCCTCATGTATGCTGCCCCACTGCAAGCTTTAATAACATTCCTTGCAACCTCAGTCTCCAGGAATGCCATATGTTCCTGCAGATTGTACAGTAcagtaaatttattattttttttttcaattttgcaGTCAAGCAGAATCAGGATCCAGTTTTTGCATAGTAAACTTACTGAATAACCTGAAACTCCATGCGGATCTATGAAAGATGAGGTGTGGAAAATAGCATGACAACCTCTAAATGCATCACAAAGACTTTCCAAATCTTGCATCTTTGCTACCACAACACTTTCTAGTTGGTTTATCTCTTCATCTTTCATTAGTTCCTTAATGTCTTCAAAATCCACTGTTAATGTAAAAACAAAAGATTGGTTTGAAATAAAATCAAAATAGGAACATATAGAAGAAAATAAAATGCATGCTGTTCATCtggttaaaattgataataaaagaattacaagaaaccaaTAAAAGGAACGCCTCTTTACAATCCATTCCTAAGCACAACCTTGGAAAATATATGTTTTTCCAACCTGGGTTTTGAATTGTGACTCGAACAAGGTAGCCGTTAGCCAAGAGCTCCTTCACTATATGAGAATCCAAGCAAGAATTCCCACTGGTCACACAGACTAGCTTCTTCTCTCTTGCACTCAAACTGGAGCTAAAAGCTCGTCCAGTACAATGGACTTCTTCTGCCTGGAAAGCTGGTAGGATTAACGGTTTTGATAGCGTCGCTccttccatctctctctctctctctctctctctctctcgtgcgGTATTTAAGAGGGAGAGGCTACCGGATACTGGTGGTGGTAGTAGATGGAGAAGATTAGATGAAATTGCACGAGGGTGGTAAGTATAGTTTCTTGAGAAGACGAGGACATCATTTCCGTTGTCCGCGTGTCATTTTTCTAAGTTGATGTTACAAATGGCACTCATTCAGTGGGTCAAAAGCCTACAAGGTGTTGAATCCCAGTCCCACTCAAGAAGAGATGTGTTCTGGAagaaaaagaactaaaaaataataaaaaaaaaaggttctAAAATGAACAATTATTAGCATTCCCTAAAATACAAACAAACAACAGGCTGCTAACTGTATATGTGAGAATGACCTTTGAAGGATGATTGTGATAACCTAAAGGTGATAAGCCCATTGTTGATAATATTTAGCAGGTAATTTGCTGCTGTATgcagaaaatttcatgaaattgatcAATCTGTGCAGACCTTAGTTCCACTCAATGTGTCACGGGTGCCTCACGTGGCTAGATATTGTAGTCTCTGCCCAACCCAAAACGCGTCTAACCAAGCAAGGCTACCCCCTTCATATAAGTCCAGGAACTCTCCCATACTTGGCCCATGTGGAATTGAGTCACCTCTGTGACACAATGGACCCATCCACCCCTGGGCAACTTTTTAGACTTTTCATAtgattaagaatttaaaaatctCAGAAGATAAGTAGAGATAATTGGACTCCAGCTATAGTCAATGCATCTTATCCGATAATGATCTATACCAGTTCAACGAACATGGAATTCTTTTTCCTTTGCCAAAACAGGGATAAGTAAGGAGTATGAAGGCACTTGCATAACTGCAAAGTGCAAAACGCACACAATATGGCCTCAGTAGAAGTAGAAATATATGCATAACTAGGTTCAGAATAATACAAAATGAAGACTTACATTAATTGGATATATAAATACAcaaaaaaaatcaatgaatttaaataataaagaaTACAAAATGGGGCAAACTTAGAAGGAAAATCGTATTGGCCGAGAAGGAGGGGTTGGAGGGAGACTGGACTTGGTATGACCTGGCTCCAAGATGAACAAAATTGTCAAGGGGTCTCAAAATCCAGGATTGAGCCTGTAACCCTTCAGAAATTAGCTGCTATCAAATTCCATTTTATAGATCAGAAATTTAAGATAATTGTTTGCCATGGAAGACTTGAACTCATATCAATTCTGTACTGAGATGCACTTATGGTATGAAGTTACTCTGGCTATGCTCCCAACTCCTCCAGCTACTTTGATTGTTATCAAAAAAATCTGAACTATAGTTCTGACTACCAAATGCCAACCTCTGAAACATTCTAATCTGAGCAGAATGTTGTCTTGAGTCGAAGATTTCACTTTGGCCAGGTTTCATTCCATTAGATAGATCTGACAACTCATCTAACGAGTCCAAAGCTCTCACCACCTGTAGAAGTGAAGCAAGAATCTATTACCAGGTTTGTCCGTTGGAGTAAACAAGTAAGGAAAATACATATTAGAAATACCCAATTACCTGACTCATTTGTGGCCTTTTTGCAGCTGAATGACGCACACAAGCTGCAGCTgcctcaatcatccgaatcatttCTCTAGGTACATAGTTCTTCTCCAGCCTTGGATCAACTAGTGCTACAAAATCTTCATTATCAAGTGCTTCAGCAAGTAATGGTCGAGCCTGACAATAAGTTTCAAGCTGGGTAAACTATATGATATTATTATCTAACTTACCAGAGACTTTTTTCTATAACATCTTCCCTACACTTCTCTATCAAAGAACCCCAATAAAAGGACGGGCAAAGTAGATGATGCTATGCATAACCATCAAGAAATTAACACAGGCAGAATAAGTGAATAATTCAGAACtactttgaatttaataatgtaaAGGTAGAAAAAGCGGATCAGAATATGTGAATAATTCAGAACtactttgaatttaataatgtaaGGGTAGAAAAAGCAGATCAGAATATGACACACGTAGCATCAGAATATGTTATAAACCATAAAATATGCATAGACTCTCGAACACATAGCATCCAAAAGACAATAAGTTAGAAacttaaaatttttacagaacttACCCATTCAACTACGCTTTCATCACCCAGTGGCTGAGAGGCATCAACAGGCTTACGGCCTGTAATTAGCTCCAAAAGCACAACCCCAAATGAATAAACATCAGATTTTTCAGTCAACTTACCACTTGTTGCATACTCAGGGGCCATATACCTGGAAATTGAAGATCCGTTAAAAGTACAAATAGAGAAGGTTTTGCACGCACCTTAAGGATTTTTTTAACATTGTCTTTAATATATGCAAGTTATGAAAAGCCTATAAATATTACCTTTGTACTAAAAACAAAATCAGACTtgtaaaagaaaattataatataaaccaTTAAAGTAATGCCAGCCTTCTTTCGATGTTTTCCTAGATCAATGTTTATGATGCTAGTTTTACCACATAACAGCATCTATCAAAGATAGAAGCACTTGTGGTTCACCTACCCAAAGGTTCCCATCACGCGTGTTGTTACATGTGTATTTGAATCCAGTTCCAGTGCAATCTTTGCAAGCCCAAAATCTGAAACCTGTAAGAAAACACAAATTTTCAGAAACACAATTCGCTAACAAAAGAAATTATAGTACTTAAGGCCAAAGAATCAGCTTTATTTGCTAAGGCATTGTAACAGGACACATCAGCTATTCTCTAAAATATGATATGCCAATTGCCAGGAAGACACTACACATGACAGGGTGAAATATTCCATCAGCAGTCAAAAGGCATTTGCAATTTTCTCTACAGCAAATCATGGTTcctaaaaaaaacttagatttTGCAGAAACAGGCATACCCGTGCTTCAAAATTGTTATCAAGAAGGATGTTTGATGACTTGATATCCCTATGGATAATGCGGGGATGACCTGATATGTAGGACAAATTAGAAAAAAAAGTCtcaatatatattgtaaataGGAATTCATGTGAGAAAGGAAGGAAGAATATAGTAAATCATGCAAATTCGAGAGTTGAATTTAACTTGTGTGGTGGGGAAATTGCATCCTacaaattttcccaagcttgtatGCTGTCAGCATGTTAATTTTGGATCAGAATTAAGAACTATTTCAATTTTTCATCAGTCTCTATTCTCATTATTTAAGAAGGTTATACACATATTTATCAATCTTATTGTAAATATTTGGTTGATTTACATTTAATTTTGCATTTATAATTCACCTCTGTATTCTGATTATAATTTTTAACTTGTAGGTAAGTGCTTCAGACTTTTGGGACTCCTGCTGGCAACCAAAATCACAATGCAACTAAGCTGAAAAGGTTAGTCTTACAGTCTTCATGTAGGTAAGCGATGCCACGAGCTGCCCCAGCAGCAACC
Proteins encoded:
- the LOC131174763 gene encoding cinnamoyl-CoA reductase-like SNL6 isoform X1; amino-acid sequence: MEGATLSKPLILPAFQAEEVHCTGRAFSSSLSAREKKLVCVTSGNSCLDSHIVKELLANGYLVRVTIQNPGWKNIYFPRLCLGMDLDFEDIKELMKDEEINQLESVVVAKMQDLESLCDAFRGCHAIFHTSSFIDPHGVSGYSEHMAFLETEVARNVIKACSGAAYMRRCIFTSSLLASIWSDDNLDRTIDEGCWSNEEFCRENKLWLALGKTTAEKAAWGKSKELKVKLVTVCPGLLMAPSFPYAHKDTSLPYLKGGSVMLQRGILATGDVNKVADAHVRVYEAMDDGAFGRYLCFDKVVERLDEGIQLENELKRHGLRPGSVVSAEETREVHSKLCNSKLAKLLLEGSQGKSCRQ
- the LOC131174763 gene encoding cinnamoyl-CoA reductase-like SNL6 isoform X2, translating into MEGATLSKPLILPAFQAEEVHCTGRAFSSSLSAREKKLVCVTSGNSCLDSHIVKELLANGYLVRVTIQNPVDFEDIKELMKDEEINQLESVVVAKMQDLESLCDAFRGCHAIFHTSSFIDPHGVSGYSEHMAFLETEVARNVIKACSGAAYMRRCIFTSSLLASIWSDDNLDRTIDEGCWSNEEFCRENKLWLALGKTTAEKAAWGKSKELKVKLVTVCPGLLMAPSFPYAHKDTSLPYLKGGSVMLQRGILATGDVNKVADAHVRVYEAMDDGAFGRYLCFDKVVERLDEGIQLENELKRHGLRPGSVVSAEETREVHSKLCNSKLAKLLLEGSQGKSCRQ